A window of Nitrospira sp. contains these coding sequences:
- the rplV gene encoding 50S ribosomal protein L22 codes for MAEAKANLRFVRVTPRKARVVIDMIRGQQVPMALAMLRHTPKHAARVIEKLLRSAVANAEQKELGDSDDMWVSQAVVNCGPIYKRFRARSMGRANSIQKRTSHITIAVAAPSTAQNS; via the coding sequence ATGGCAGAAGCAAAAGCAAATTTACGGTTCGTGAGAGTCACACCGCGCAAAGCTAGGGTCGTGATCGATATGATTCGCGGGCAACAGGTGCCTATGGCGTTAGCCATGCTGCGTCACACTCCAAAGCATGCGGCTCGCGTGATAGAGAAATTATTACGATCGGCCGTCGCCAATGCCGAGCAGAAGGAGTTAGGCGATAGCGACGACATGTGGGTATCTCAGGCCGTCGTGAACTGCGGCCCGATTTATAAGCGCTTCCGAGCACGATCGATGGGACGTGCGAACTCGATTCAAAAGCGCACCAGTCACATCACCATCGCTGTAGCCGCTCCGAGCACCGCTCAGAATAGCTAA